One window of Mucilaginibacter inviolabilis genomic DNA carries:
- a CDS encoding cysteine hydrolase family protein, producing MEQNKINTALLVMDMQAGIVPMLAALPNAAAILSNTAKAIAKARDQKIPVIYVVVGFRPGSPEVSPNNKSFIANKERFASVNMAEFMQVHDDLKPQAGEVVVTKRRFSAFTGSDLQVVLSAYGAQHLVLTGISTSGVVLSTLREAADKDYRLTVLSDCCADGDEEVHHVLTTKVFPRQADVLTVDEWQTL from the coding sequence ATGGAACAAAATAAAATAAACACAGCCCTTTTGGTTATGGATATGCAGGCGGGTATAGTACCCATGCTGGCTGCACTGCCCAACGCGGCAGCTATCCTGAGCAATACAGCCAAAGCAATCGCGAAAGCGCGTGATCAAAAAATTCCGGTTATCTATGTAGTAGTTGGTTTCCGGCCAGGTTCTCCGGAGGTTAGTCCGAACAATAAAAGCTTCATTGCCAATAAAGAGCGGTTCGCGAGTGTTAACATGGCCGAGTTTATGCAGGTTCATGACGATTTAAAACCGCAGGCTGGTGAAGTTGTGGTTACTAAACGCCGTTTCAGCGCGTTTACCGGCAGCGATCTGCAAGTTGTTTTAAGTGCTTATGGCGCTCAGCACCTGGTGCTCACCGGTATATCTACCAGCGGAGTAGTTTTATCAACCCTGCGCGAAGCAGCTGATAAAGATTATCGCTTAACCGTACTAAGTGATTGCTGCGCCGATGGCGACGAGGAAGTACACCACGTACTCACCACCAAAGTTTTCCCGCGCCAGGCAGATGTGCTCACCGTGGATGAATGGCAAACCTTGTAG
- a CDS encoding MFS transporter, which yields MTNNVQKKNKSEHTFRAFRNRNYSLFFTGQSISQIGTWMQRTAVIWVIYTLTHSASMIGFAVFAQQFPAFLFSLFGGVIADRYPRYKILLVTQTASMIQAILLAVLILTNHYVIWEILTLSAILGTINAFDVPARQPMVHEMVDDKADLANAISLNSAMVNLARLIGPALSGMVLQKFGAGVCFVVNAVSFIAVIISLLLMKFPDFKPPAIKKKVTSELAEGLKYLKQTPAISMLILLMLCLSLLILPYDTMEPVFAKVIFKGNAATYGYISGCIGLGALIGSFLLASAKKGINLKMVLILSIATLGMGLILFSRTSYFALALPFAVILGLGSITPMSTSITIIQIEAAANMRGRVMSFVAMAYFGMIPLGSLLIGTISQKLGAPLTMLCQGIAALVIAVCFSVILRSDRQELKEKNHSII from the coding sequence ATGACAAATAATGTCCAAAAGAAAAATAAAAGCGAGCACACTTTCCGCGCTTTTCGAAATCGTAACTACTCCTTGTTTTTTACCGGGCAATCCATTTCTCAAATTGGTACCTGGATGCAGCGTACAGCAGTGATCTGGGTGATCTATACGCTTACACACTCGGCCTCTATGATTGGTTTTGCTGTTTTTGCACAGCAATTTCCCGCATTTTTATTTTCGTTGTTTGGCGGCGTAATTGCCGATCGGTACCCCCGGTATAAAATATTGCTGGTTACCCAAACCGCCTCTATGATACAGGCCATACTGCTGGCGGTACTCATTTTAACCAATCATTATGTTATTTGGGAAATACTCACCCTGAGCGCCATATTGGGCACTATCAACGCCTTTGATGTGCCGGCACGCCAGCCCATGGTACATGAAATGGTAGATGACAAGGCCGATCTGGCCAATGCCATTTCGCTCAATTCGGCTATGGTTAATTTGGCCCGGCTTATTGGTCCGGCTTTATCCGGTATGGTTTTGCAGAAATTTGGTGCTGGCGTTTGCTTTGTTGTTAATGCTGTGAGTTTTATAGCGGTGATCATATCCCTGTTACTGATGAAGTTTCCGGATTTTAAACCGCCCGCCATTAAGAAAAAGGTTACCTCCGAATTGGCAGAGGGTCTGAAGTACCTGAAACAAACCCCAGCCATCAGTATGCTTATCCTGCTGATGCTCTGTTTAAGCCTGCTGATTTTGCCATATGATACCATGGAGCCGGTTTTTGCCAAGGTTATTTTTAAGGGCAATGCCGCTACTTACGGCTATATCAGCGGCTGCATTGGTTTAGGAGCGCTTATAGGCAGTTTTTTACTCGCCTCGGCAAAAAAAGGGATCAATTTAAAGATGGTATTGATACTCAGTATTGCCACATTAGGTATGGGGCTCATTTTGTTTTCGCGAACCAGCTATTTTGCCCTGGCCCTACCGTTTGCGGTGATATTGGGATTGGGATCAATTACACCGATGTCAACCAGTATTACTATTATCCAAATAGAAGCAGCCGCCAATATGCGCGGCCGGGTAATGAGTTTTGTGGCTATGGCTTATTTTGGAATGATACCGCTGGGCAGTTTGCTTATTGGTACCATTTCTCAAAAATTAGGCGCGCCATTAACCATGCTTTGCCAGGGTATAGCGGCACTTGTTATTGCGGTTTGCTTTTCTGTAATTTTAAGGAGCGATCGCCAGGAATTAAAAGAAAAAAATCATTCAATTATTTAA
- a CDS encoding TetR/AcrR family transcriptional regulator gives MSANTSSKEDFMQQQILAAAKRLFQVYGLAKVTMDDVAKAIGKGRSSLYYYYKSKDEIFDAVVMIEVREMLSAMTHAVNQASGVEQKLRAFFITKLEVLREKRAFFKMLDVGMDADALSEFQKAKIILHNLIVRQESALMEQLLTDGMNKGELRKMAAPELEMLIMVLLSSLRGIKRELELEDDTVKAVPAADMFIRMAMYGLKD, from the coding sequence ATGTCGGCAAATACATCCAGTAAAGAAGATTTCATGCAGCAGCAGATCCTGGCTGCGGCTAAGCGCTTGTTTCAGGTGTATGGTTTAGCTAAGGTAACGATGGATGATGTTGCCAAGGCCATTGGTAAGGGTAGAAGCTCGCTTTATTACTACTATAAAAGTAAGGACGAAATTTTTGACGCGGTTGTCATGATAGAAGTCCGTGAAATGCTGTCGGCAATGACCCATGCCGTTAATCAGGCATCAGGTGTTGAACAAAAACTTCGTGCCTTCTTTATCACCAAATTAGAAGTACTTCGTGAAAAGAGAGCTTTTTTTAAAATGCTCGACGTTGGGATGGACGCTGATGCCTTATCTGAGTTCCAGAAAGCCAAGATTATTCTTCATAACCTCATTGTTCGGCAGGAAAGCGCTTTGATGGAGCAATTGCTCACCGATGGTATGAATAAAGGCGAATTGCGTAAAATGGCGGCTCCGGAACTGGAGATGCTCATTATGGTGCTATTAAGCAGTCTACGCGGGATAAAGCGCGAGCTGGAACTGGAAGATGATACGGTAAAGGCTGTGCCTGCGGCAGATATGTTTATCCGCATGGCTATGTACGGACTAAAGGATTAA
- a CDS encoding M13 family metallopeptidase: MKLKLSYVMLAGALALSANSFAADGGVSPKPKHKPAVPKKFIDPANMDLSVKPGDDFFDYANGNWIKQNAIPAKETRWGSFNILRQENTDKLLGLLNEVSKTSASQPKGSLRQRVGDLYASGMDSLAIEKRGYDPIKPDLQRIDQINNLDAVIGEMTYQRVNGEGSPLFRFGVGQDEKNVNKYVVGFNQGGTSLPDRDYYLKADARTKGIQDAYKKYIVALFTLTGSSNDEALKNADVIFSLETTLAKAQLSRVAMRDPNVTYNKFSVDGFSKITPHLNWNTLLPQLKAGGQDTVLVGQPGFFKAADSLLTVTPVDSWKIYLKWSILKGASSSLSSPFVNATFDFSKVLSGQKVQTPRNERMSGLVDGSIGELLGQLFVEKYFTPAAKQYMINLVNNLKETLGDRIKRLEWMSPETKARALKKLAAFTVKIGYPDKWEAYDGLVIDRNDYAANLKALSIWRYNFNVSRLGKPVDKARWGMTPPTVNAYYNPTNNEIVFPAGILQFPFFDFKADDAVNYGGIGAVIGHEMTHGFDDQGRQYDADGTLRDWWTKTDADKFKVRANQVVEQYNAFTVVDTLHVNGKLTLGENLADLGGLNIAYEAYKKTKQGQENKKIDGFTADQRFFLSWAQVWRSRQRPESAAQRILTDPHSPEQFRTNAPLTNIDAWYKAFNVQAGDKMYKKPEDRIKVW, encoded by the coding sequence ATGAAATTAAAGTTATCTTACGTAATGCTGGCGGGTGCTTTGGCACTATCAGCCAACAGTTTTGCTGCCGATGGCGGCGTATCCCCCAAACCAAAACACAAACCTGCAGTCCCTAAAAAATTTATTGATCCGGCCAATATGGATCTCAGTGTAAAACCTGGCGATGATTTTTTTGATTATGCTAATGGTAACTGGATAAAGCAAAACGCTATACCTGCCAAAGAAACCCGCTGGGGAAGCTTTAACATCCTGCGGCAGGAAAATACCGATAAATTATTAGGCCTGCTCAACGAGGTGAGCAAAACATCGGCCTCACAGCCAAAAGGCAGCCTGAGGCAGCGTGTTGGCGATCTGTACGCCAGCGGCATGGATAGCCTGGCTATCGAAAAACGCGGTTATGATCCCATAAAACCCGATCTGCAGCGTATCGACCAAATCAACAATCTCGATGCCGTGATCGGTGAGATGACCTATCAACGCGTTAATGGCGAAGGGAGTCCGCTTTTCAGATTTGGCGTTGGCCAGGACGAAAAAAATGTAAACAAATATGTGGTAGGCTTTAACCAGGGCGGTACAAGTTTACCAGACCGCGATTATTACCTGAAAGCCGATGCCCGCACCAAAGGCATTCAGGATGCTTACAAAAAATATATCGTAGCACTGTTTACGCTAACCGGCAGCAGCAATGACGAAGCACTTAAAAACGCCGACGTTATTTTTAGCCTGGAAACTACCCTGGCCAAAGCGCAGTTGAGCCGTGTAGCCATGCGCGATCCAAACGTTACCTACAACAAATTTTCTGTAGATGGTTTCAGCAAGATCACACCGCACTTAAACTGGAACACCTTATTACCGCAATTAAAAGCAGGCGGACAGGATACAGTATTGGTTGGTCAGCCTGGATTTTTTAAAGCGGCCGATTCCCTGTTAACCGTTACACCAGTTGACAGCTGGAAAATTTACCTCAAATGGAGCATCCTTAAAGGCGCGTCATCTTCCTTAAGCTCGCCGTTTGTAAACGCTACTTTTGATTTCAGTAAGGTATTATCTGGTCAAAAAGTACAAACACCACGTAATGAGCGTATGAGCGGCCTTGTTGACGGCAGCATTGGCGAATTGTTGGGCCAGCTTTTTGTAGAGAAATATTTTACACCGGCAGCCAAACAATACATGATTAACCTGGTGAACAACCTGAAAGAAACCCTGGGCGACCGTATTAAACGCCTGGAGTGGATGAGCCCGGAAACCAAAGCCCGCGCGCTTAAAAAACTGGCCGCATTTACCGTTAAAATTGGCTATCCTGATAAGTGGGAAGCGTATGACGGATTGGTTATTGACCGTAACGACTATGCCGCTAACCTGAAGGCTTTATCTATCTGGCGTTATAATTTTAATGTTAGCCGTCTGGGTAAACCGGTTGATAAAGCCCGCTGGGGTATGACACCGCCAACCGTAAACGCATACTATAATCCAACCAATAACGAGATCGTTTTCCCGGCCGGTATTTTACAGTTCCCTTTCTTTGACTTTAAGGCCGACGACGCCGTGAATTATGGTGGTATAGGTGCTGTTATCGGACACGAAATGACACACGGTTTTGACGATCAGGGCCGCCAGTATGATGCCGATGGCACCCTGCGCGACTGGTGGACTAAAACCGATGCCGATAAATTTAAAGTACGCGCCAACCAGGTGGTGGAACAATACAACGCCTTTACTGTGGTAGATACGCTGCACGTAAACGGTAAATTAACCCTGGGCGAAAACCTGGCCGATTTGGGTGGTTTAAACATAGCTTACGAAGCCTATAAAAAAACCAAACAAGGTCAGGAAAATAAAAAGATAGACGGCTTTACTGCCGATCAACGTTTCTTTTTATCATGGGCACAAGTATGGCGCAGCAGGCAACGTCCGGAATCGGCAGCACAACGCATCCTGACTGATCCGCATTCACCAGAGCAGTTCCGTACCAACGCACCATTAACTAACATCGATGCCTGGTACAAAGCTTTCAACGTGCAAGCGGGCGATAAAATGTACAAAAAGCCAGAAGACCGGATTAAGGTTTGGTAG
- a CDS encoding DUF2200 domain-containing protein produces the protein MDNLTRVYKMSFAGVYPHYIQKAERKGRTKAEVDEIIFWLTGYDEQSLQQHLDNKTDFENFFAQAPQINPNVSKITGVICGYRVEEIEDKLMQQVRYLDKLVDELAKGKTMEKILRK, from the coding sequence ATGGACAACCTTACAAGAGTTTACAAAATGTCTTTTGCGGGTGTTTATCCGCATTATATCCAAAAAGCCGAAAGGAAAGGCAGAACAAAGGCCGAGGTAGATGAGATCATATTCTGGCTCACCGGATATGACGAACAATCATTGCAGCAACACCTCGATAACAAAACCGATTTTGAAAATTTTTTTGCCCAGGCGCCACAAATTAACCCGAATGTCTCCAAAATCACAGGCGTGATCTGCGGGTATCGGGTAGAAGAAATCGAAGACAAGCTGATGCAGCAGGTTCGTTATTTAGATAAACTGGTAGATGAACTCGCAAAAGGAAAAACCATGGAAAAGATATTGAGGAAGTAG
- a CDS encoding rhodanese-like domain-containing protein, whose translation MIIQQFYDKGLAHASYAVIRTGKMIVIDPARNPQPYYDFANQHDADIVGVIETHPHADFVSSHLEIHQSTNAVIYCSKLTGATYPHETFDDGDQIQLNDIKLKAINTPGHSPDSICILLEDEKGKDAAIFTGDTLFVGDVGRPDLRENVGNITAKKEELAKQMYQSTRHKLMTLPKSVVVYPAHGPGSLCGKNMSPDLESTIGRELRENYALQLMDEMTFVKTLTTDQPFMPKYFGYDVDLNKSGAPLLQQSIDAITRINAETALEKDVLVIDARPKQQFRNGHLKGAINLQDGEKFETWLGSILSPNETFYLIAETEESLNILIKKAAKIGYEKNIKAALLAPASASEMSATLDLDDFRINPNNYHIVDVRNHGEVNDGKVFKDSITIPLPELRERINEIPTDKPIVIHCAAGYRSAAAASIVAAQIHQVPVYDLGEVIVEFA comes from the coding sequence ATGATTATTCAACAGTTCTACGATAAAGGATTGGCGCATGCATCGTACGCCGTTATCCGTACAGGTAAAATGATCGTTATTGATCCGGCACGCAATCCGCAGCCTTATTATGACTTCGCTAATCAGCACGATGCCGATATTGTGGGCGTTATTGAAACACATCCGCATGCCGATTTTGTAAGTTCGCACCTGGAAATTCACCAGAGTACCAATGCCGTAATTTATTGCAGTAAGCTCACCGGTGCTACCTATCCGCACGAAACTTTTGACGATGGCGACCAGATACAATTGAATGATATCAAGCTAAAAGCTATCAATACCCCTGGTCATTCGCCCGATTCTATTTGTATCCTGCTGGAAGACGAAAAAGGTAAAGATGCCGCCATTTTTACCGGTGATACCTTATTTGTAGGCGATGTAGGTCGACCAGACTTGCGCGAGAATGTGGGTAACATCACCGCCAAAAAAGAAGAACTGGCCAAACAAATGTACCAGAGCACCCGCCATAAACTAATGACCCTGCCTAAAAGCGTGGTGGTTTATCCGGCGCATGGCCCGGGTTCATTATGCGGTAAAAATATGAGTCCTGATCTGGAAAGCACCATTGGCCGCGAACTGCGCGAAAACTATGCCCTTCAGCTAATGGACGAAATGACCTTTGTTAAAACCCTCACTACCGATCAGCCATTTATGCCCAAGTATTTTGGCTATGATGTGGATCTGAATAAAAGCGGGGCACCGCTGTTACAGCAAAGCATTGATGCCATAACCCGTATCAATGCAGAAACGGCTCTTGAAAAAGACGTACTGGTGATTGATGCTCGCCCGAAACAGCAGTTCAGGAATGGTCATCTTAAGGGCGCTATTAACTTGCAGGATGGCGAAAAATTTGAAACCTGGCTGGGTTCGATATTAAGTCCTAATGAGACATTTTATCTGATAGCCGAAACAGAGGAGAGTTTGAATATCCTGATCAAAAAAGCAGCTAAAATAGGTTACGAAAAAAACATTAAAGCCGCGTTGTTGGCTCCGGCCTCTGCTTCCGAAATGTCGGCTACGCTTGATCTGGACGATTTCAGGATCAACCCTAACAATTATCATATTGTTGACGTGCGTAACCACGGCGAGGTAAATGATGGCAAGGTATTTAAAGACTCCATCACCATTCCACTACCCGAACTGCGCGAACGCATCAACGAAATACCAACCGACAAACCCATTGTAATACATTGCGCGGCGGGTTATCGCTCGGCAGCAGCAGCCAGCATTGTAGCTGCCCAAATACATCAGGTACCGGTTTATGACCTGGGTGAGGTGATTGTGGAATTTGCATAA
- the mnmD gene encoding tRNA (5-methylaminomethyl-2-thiouridine)(34)-methyltransferase MnmD: MNQLSIVTTADGSKTIYNAAVGEHYHSRHGALQESLHVFVNAGLDYFLAQNNAKEASILEVGFGTGLNFLLSSDYCTRHQIHLQYTGIEAYPLTADMMAQTGYEQYVSAELWAGYLQHYPDTLKNEVSIDVATQLQIAHCKLVEFKSDQLFDIIYFDAFAAVHQPEMWELPAISHISQFLKPGGVFVTYAITGNLKRMLKSLGFAIQKIPGAPGKREMLRAIR, from the coding sequence ATGAACCAACTAAGCATAGTAACCACAGCCGATGGCTCCAAAACCATTTACAACGCCGCGGTAGGTGAGCATTATCATTCGCGCCATGGCGCTTTGCAGGAGAGTTTGCATGTATTTGTAAATGCCGGTTTGGATTACTTTCTGGCTCAAAACAATGCAAAAGAGGCCAGCATACTGGAAGTTGGCTTCGGTACAGGGCTTAACTTTTTGCTAAGTTCGGATTATTGTACCCGTCATCAAATACATCTTCAATATACCGGAATCGAAGCCTATCCGCTTACTGCCGATATGATGGCTCAAACCGGTTATGAGCAATATGTCTCTGCTGAATTATGGGCCGGCTACCTGCAACATTATCCGGATACCTTAAAAAACGAGGTAAGTATTGATGTCGCTACACAACTGCAAATAGCACATTGCAAACTCGTGGAGTTTAAATCAGATCAACTATTCGACATTATATATTTTGATGCCTTTGCCGCCGTGCACCAACCCGAAATGTGGGAACTACCGGCTATAAGTCATATATCCCAATTCTTAAAACCTGGTGGTGTATTTGTAACCTACGCCATCACCGGCAATCTCAAAAGAATGCTTAAAAGCCTGGGCTTTGCCATACAAAAAATACCTGGCGCACCCGGCAAACGTGAAATGCTGCGGGCGATTAGATAA
- the mazG gene encoding nucleoside triphosphate pyrophosphohydrolase — MPLQAPATANTPATGFERLLHIMDDLRANCPWDKKQTLESLRHLTIEETYELSDAILGADMPEIKKELGDIMLHLVFYAKIASETNDFTITDVLNSVCEKLINRHPHIYGDVEVQNEEDVKRNWEQIKLKEGNKSVLGGVPASLPALVKASRIQEKARGVGFDWEEKSQVWAKVEEEMQEFRNEFNAEDESTIDHEKAEGEFGDLLFSLINYARFININPENALEKTNKKFIKRFQYLELKAKENGKQLQDMSLAEMDVFWDEAKKL; from the coding sequence ATGCCTTTACAAGCACCCGCTACCGCCAATACTCCTGCAACCGGATTTGAACGCCTGCTCCATATTATGGACGACCTGAGAGCCAACTGCCCCTGGGATAAAAAACAAACACTGGAAAGTCTGCGGCACCTCACTATTGAAGAAACCTATGAGCTAAGCGATGCCATTTTAGGCGCCGACATGCCCGAGATAAAAAAAGAGCTGGGTGATATTATGCTTCACCTGGTTTTTTATGCCAAAATAGCTTCTGAAACTAATGATTTTACCATTACAGATGTGCTCAACAGTGTATGCGAAAAGCTCATCAACCGGCACCCGCATATTTATGGCGATGTGGAGGTGCAAAACGAAGAAGATGTTAAACGCAACTGGGAACAGATTAAACTGAAAGAGGGCAACAAATCGGTACTAGGTGGTGTGCCTGCTTCTTTGCCGGCATTGGTAAAGGCATCTCGTATACAGGAAAAAGCACGCGGCGTAGGTTTCGACTGGGAAGAAAAAAGCCAGGTATGGGCAAAAGTTGAAGAAGAAATGCAGGAGTTCAGGAACGAATTTAATGCCGAGGATGAAAGCACCATCGACCATGAAAAAGCCGAAGGTGAATTTGGTGATTTACTATTTTCGCTCATTAATTACGCCCGCTTTATCAACATCAATCCCGAAAACGCATTGGAAAAAACAAACAAAAAATTCATCAAACGTTTTCAATACCTGGAGCTTAAAGCCAAAGAAAACGGCAAGCAACTACAAGACATGAGTCTGGCCGAAATGGATGTATTTTGGGACGAGGCAAAAAAATTATAA
- a CDS encoding RNA polymerase sigma factor yields MHSPPRITEEEIISQCKTGSLKYQEMLYKLFYGYAMGISLRYSLNRDDALEAVNDAFIKVFNAIHSYNIDKPFKAWLRTIVVNTAIDRRRKDLKFQLNVDLDNAAPLSSNVGTVDNLNVQDILKLMNELPAIQLTIFNLYEIDGYNHDEIANMLAIPVSSSRVYLSRAKERLRKMLRKETQNHG; encoded by the coding sequence ATGCATTCACCCCCTCGCATTACTGAAGAAGAGATCATCAGCCAATGCAAAACCGGCAGCTTAAAGTACCAGGAAATGCTGTATAAGCTATTCTATGGCTACGCCATGGGTATAAGTTTGCGTTACAGTTTAAACAGGGACGATGCATTAGAGGCTGTAAATGATGCCTTTATAAAGGTTTTTAATGCCATACATAGTTATAACATTGATAAACCATTTAAAGCCTGGCTGCGCACCATAGTAGTAAATACTGCCATTGACCGCAGGCGCAAGGATCTTAAATTTCAGCTTAATGTTGATTTGGATAATGCTGCTCCCCTGAGCAGCAATGTAGGCACAGTTGATAATTTAAATGTGCAGGATATTTTAAAACTGATGAATGAGCTGCCTGCAATTCAGCTTACCATCTTTAATTTATACGAAATAGACGGATATAATCACGACGAAATTGCAAATATGCTCGCTATTCCGGTAAGCTCATCGAGGGTTTACCTGAGCCGGGCAAAAGAAAGATTAAGAAAAATGTTAAGGAAAGAGACACAAAACCATGGATGA
- a CDS encoding outer membrane beta-barrel protein, with translation MDEQLDNDLSNRIREVFDNFDDTTFPSADEGWLLLREKFPETEKKRPVAWLWWASTAAAILLFLSIGLWMTGKKQSTDTLALKPAKKHTEQASTVDSAVSLAATQNPANKNNVLDTGAAPLAGTKKTTPKVASYNPTVASTMSGAATAQVPVYAKTNVNPAASQVLANTQVNPALKAQPTIDSTKNVAAKANAQQYAAAAKNSNTSIIESAKKIKPADSAKTVIAKTNTQRQPVTPPATKGSIMLNQQQQAQPPKKGMEALFAAEQAQQPQKNKQEYAEDKKVRFGVYAATFFNYAKGSHNQVNAGAGVTSDIRLTKNLKLSTGLMLAQNTLSYNGGSPPNSNLDALARAPQAFAPYDKETLFSANSSFPVLKNYNASLIGLDIPVNIKYEFNPQKTDAYVSAGLSSGTFINESYTSVYGYSAAGASTQTTEDVSRKSFNSFYFAKMLNVSFGIGTPVGKGNRLIIEPFLKYPIDGLGSQQIQFGSAGLNLKFNFTGKK, from the coding sequence ATGGATGAGCAGTTGGATAACGACTTAAGCAACCGCATCAGGGAGGTGTTTGATAATTTTGATGACACCACATTTCCTTCTGCTGATGAAGGCTGGTTACTGCTCAGGGAAAAATTTCCTGAAACGGAAAAGAAACGTCCGGTTGCCTGGTTGTGGTGGGCAAGCACGGCTGCGGCTATATTGCTATTTTTAAGTATTGGCCTTTGGATGACCGGTAAAAAACAATCTACGGATACATTGGCTCTAAAACCGGCCAAAAAACATACCGAACAAGCCTCAACTGTTGATAGTGCTGTATCATTAGCTGCAACACAAAATCCGGCTAATAAAAATAATGTTCTTGATACCGGTGCAGCCCCTTTAGCCGGCACAAAAAAAACTACCCCGAAAGTGGCTTCTTATAACCCAACTGTTGCCTCCACCATGTCGGGAGCAGCAACGGCCCAGGTTCCTGTTTATGCCAAAACGAATGTAAATCCGGCGGCTTCTCAGGTTCTGGCTAATACGCAAGTCAATCCTGCTCTCAAAGCCCAACCAACTATTGACAGTACAAAAAACGTGGCCGCTAAAGCAAATGCGCAACAATATGCGGCGGCAGCCAAAAACTCCAATACCTCTATAATTGAATCTGCAAAAAAAATCAAACCTGCCGACAGCGCCAAAACTGTAATAGCTAAAACCAATACACAGCGGCAACCCGTTACGCCTCCGGCCACCAAAGGGTCAATCATGTTAAATCAACAACAGCAGGCGCAACCACCTAAAAAGGGTATGGAGGCATTGTTTGCTGCCGAACAAGCCCAACAGCCACAAAAAAACAAGCAAGAGTATGCCGAAGATAAAAAAGTACGTTTTGGGGTGTATGCAGCAACCTTCTTTAACTATGCCAAAGGCAGCCACAACCAGGTAAATGCCGGTGCAGGTGTTACATCTGATATCAGGCTTACTAAAAACTTAAAATTATCAACCGGGTTAATGCTGGCTCAAAATACATTGAGCTATAATGGGGGTTCACCTCCAAATTCCAACCTCGACGCCTTGGCCAGGGCCCCACAGGCTTTTGCCCCTTATGATAAAGAGACTTTATTTTCGGCCAACTCGTCGTTCCCGGTACTTAAAAATTATAATGCCAGTCTTATTGGGTTGGATATCCCGGTAAATATTAAATATGAATTTAACCCGCAAAAAACTGATGCTTATGTTTCGGCGGGGTTAAGTTCGGGTACATTTATCAACGAATCCTATACTTCTGTTTACGGCTATTCCGCTGCTGGTGCATCCACACAAACAACAGAAGATGTAAGCCGCAAAAGCTTCAACAGTTTCTATTTTGCCAAGATGCTCAATGTGTCTTTCGGTATAGGCACCCCTGTGGGTAAAGGCAACCGTTTGATCATCGAGCCATTCTTAAAATATCCTATTGATGGCCTGGGTTCACAACAGATCCAATTCGGTTCGGCAGGCTTAAATTTGAAATTTAATTTTACAGGGAAGAAATAG